From one Caminicella sporogenes DSM 14501 genomic stretch:
- a CDS encoding NAD(P)H-dependent glycerol-3-phosphate dehydrogenase: protein MQRKKIAILGAGSWGTALALTLAEKNHIIHMWTRNEKDINDLIKYKENKRYLAGFKLPDNVYYFTDIIDCIKNCEIIVLAVASQAIRSVLEKIKNSVYINQLFVNVSKGIEKGSLMRISEIVYDYFPENHYVVLSGPSHAEEVSRKIPTTIVAASKNRWAAELVQDIFITPNLRVYTNPDVVGVEIGGSLKNVIALGAGICDGLGFGDNAKAALMTRGIREIARLGVAMGAYSSTFAGLTGIGDLIVTCTSMHSRNRRCGILLGQGHSLEEAVSSIGMVVEGVYTTSAAYKLSQKYNVEMPITAEIYKIIYEGYSARESVYSLMCRSKTHEIEEVIEQNISGW from the coding sequence ATGCAGAGAAAAAAAATTGCCATTTTGGGAGCTGGCAGTTGGGGAACTGCTTTGGCTCTAACTTTGGCTGAAAAAAATCATATAATTCATATGTGGACACGAAATGAAAAAGATATAAATGATTTAATTAAATATAAAGAAAATAAACGATACTTAGCTGGTTTTAAATTACCTGATAATGTTTATTATTTTACTGACATTATTGACTGTATAAAAAATTGTGAAATAATTGTTCTTGCAGTTGCTTCACAAGCTATAAGAAGTGTTTTAGAAAAAATAAAAAATAGTGTATATATTAATCAGTTATTTGTAAATGTATCAAAGGGAATAGAAAAAGGTAGCTTGATGAGAATATCTGAAATAGTTTATGATTATTTTCCTGAAAATCATTATGTAGTTCTTTCAGGGCCATCTCATGCAGAAGAAGTATCTAGAAAGATACCTACTACAATTGTTGCTGCTTCAAAAAATAGGTGGGCTGCAGAATTAGTTCAAGATATTTTTATTACTCCAAATTTAAGAGTATATACAAATCCAGATGTAGTTGGCGTGGAAATTGGAGGTTCTTTAAAAAATGTTATTGCTCTTGGAGCAGGAATTTGTGATGGTTTAGGGTTTGGAGATAATGCAAAAGCAGCATTAATGACTAGAGGAATAAGAGAAATAGCTAGATTAGGGGTAGCTATGGGAGCTTATTCAAGTACTTTTGCTGGACTTACGGGAATAGGCGACCTCATAGTTACTTGTACAAGTATGCATAGTAGAAATCGCAGATGTGGAATATTATTGGGACAAGGACATTCACTTGAAGAAGCAGTATCATCTATAGGTATGGTAGTTGAGGGCGTATATACTACATCAGCGGCATATAAATTATCTCAAAAATACAATGTTGAAATGCCTATAACAGCAGAAATATATAAAATCATATATGAAGGATATTCTGCAAGAGAATCGGTTTACAGTCTTATGTGTAGAAGTAAAACTCATGAAATAGAAGAAGTTATTGAGCAAAATATAAGTGGATGGTAA
- a CDS encoding DUF512 domain-containing protein → MNKFHNKNIIANIVKGSIAEEIGIEPGDVLHSINGREINDIIDYLYHTADEYLEVEIEKENGEIWILEIEKEYDEDLGIIFSNPILDKANHCRNKCIFCFIDQLPKNMRKSLYFKDDDSRLSFLQGNFVTLTNLSDKDIDRIIEYNISPINVSIHTTNPQLRVKMLNNKTAGNILERLNKLTKNRILINGQIVLCPNINDKDELDRTIEDLYPLYPNLHSLAIVPVGVTKYREKLFPLKPFTKQQSIEVIKQIEKWQSFLKQKINTNFVYLSDEFFITADYDLPEYEEYEGFPQIENGVGLIRKFEFEFLSFLKKLPSNLKVKKDVSVITGTSAKKFIEGLAKKLMNKFKELNITVHVIKNEFFGETITVAGLITGQDIIKQLNGKYLGDRVIIPKSMLKSDEDIFLDDISVKELEKRLKTKVLVSQVNGKDFIKKIIE, encoded by the coding sequence ATGAACAAATTTCACAATAAGAATATTATTGCAAATATTGTAAAAGGAAGTATTGCAGAAGAAATTGGAATTGAGCCAGGAGATGTACTTCATTCAATAAATGGCAGGGAAATTAACGATATTATTGATTATCTATATCATACAGCAGATGAATATTTAGAAGTAGAAATAGAAAAAGAAAATGGAGAAATTTGGATTTTAGAAATAGAAAAAGAATATGATGAAGATTTAGGAATAATATTTTCCAATCCTATACTTGATAAAGCAAATCACTGCAGAAATAAATGCATATTTTGCTTTATAGACCAACTACCTAAAAATATGAGAAAGAGTTTATATTTCAAAGATGATGATTCAAGATTATCTTTTTTACAGGGGAATTTTGTAACCTTGACAAATTTATCCGATAAAGATATTGATAGAATTATAGAATACAATATTAGTCCGATTAATGTTTCTATCCATACTACTAATCCTCAATTGAGGGTAAAGATGTTAAATAACAAAACAGCAGGAAATATATTAGAAAGATTAAATAAATTAACTAAAAATAGAATACTAATAAACGGACAAATAGTTTTATGTCCTAATATAAATGATAAAGATGAGCTCGATAGAACAATTGAAGATTTATATCCTCTATATCCTAATCTTCATAGTTTAGCCATAGTACCTGTTGGTGTTACAAAATATAGAGAAAAATTATTTCCTTTAAAACCTTTTACGAAACAGCAGTCTATTGAAGTTATAAAGCAAATAGAAAAATGGCAGTCTTTTTTAAAGCAAAAGATTAATACGAATTTTGTATATTTATCTGATGAATTTTTTATAACTGCTGATTATGATTTGCCAGAATATGAAGAGTATGAAGGTTTTCCTCAAATAGAAAATGGAGTAGGTTTAATACGAAAATTTGAATTTGAATTTTTAAGTTTTTTAAAAAAGCTTCCTTCAAATTTAAAAGTAAAAAAAGATGTAAGTGTTATTACAGGAACATCTGCAAAAAAATTTATTGAAGGATTAGCTAAAAAATTGATGAATAAGTTTAAAGAATTAAATATAACAGTTCATGTAATAAAAAATGAATTTTTTGGTGAAACAATAACAGTTGCAGGTTTAATAACAGGACAGGATATTATAAAACAGCTTAATGGAAAATATTTAGGTGATAGAGTAATAATACCAAAAAGTATGTTAAAATCAGATGAGGATATTTTTTTAGATGATATTTCAGTTAAGGAATTAGAAAAAAGATTAAAAACTAAAGTATTAGTTTCACAAGTAAATGGAAAAGATTTTATAAAAAAAATTATAGAATGA
- the der gene encoding ribosome biogenesis GTPase Der, with the protein MSKPIVAIVGRPNVGKSTFFNKIAGKRISIVEDKPGVTRDRIYTDVEWLNRHFTLIDTGGIEPNSKDVIISQMRRQAEIAIETAHVIVFMVDGKEGITTADEEIASMLRKTNKPIIFVVNKVDTNNLPDTFYDFYTLGMGEPIPISSVNGLNLGDLLDEIISKFPETCEDEYEEDVIKVAVIGKPNVGKSSLINTILGEERVIVSDIAGTTRDAIDTPFEFNEDKYVFIDTAGIRRKSRIYENIERYSVIRALTAIERSDVCLLVIDATVGVTEQDKKIAGYAHEAGKASIIIINKWDLVEKNNHTFNEYKRDIRNQLSFMSYAPILFVSAKTKQRVHKILEYIKYVSNQHSLRISTGALNDVISEAILLNQPPSDKGKRLKIYYATQVSVKPPRIVLFVNDKELAHFSYIRYLENQIRQNFVFEGTPIVIECREKKRDF; encoded by the coding sequence ATGTCTAAACCAATAGTTGCAATAGTTGGTAGGCCAAATGTCGGCAAGTCGACTTTTTTTAATAAAATTGCAGGAAAAAGAATATCAATAGTTGAAGATAAACCAGGTGTTACAAGAGATAGAATATATACAGATGTTGAATGGCTAAATAGACACTTCACATTAATTGATACTGGGGGTATAGAACCTAATTCCAAAGATGTTATTATATCACAAATGAGAAGACAAGCAGAAATTGCTATAGAAACAGCTCATGTTATAGTTTTTATGGTTGATGGAAAAGAAGGAATTACTACTGCAGATGAAGAAATAGCTTCTATGTTGAGAAAGACAAATAAGCCAATAATATTTGTGGTAAATAAGGTGGATACTAATAATTTGCCTGATACTTTTTATGATTTTTACACATTAGGGATGGGAGAACCGATACCTATTTCTTCTGTAAATGGTCTTAATTTAGGAGATTTATTAGATGAAATAATTTCAAAATTTCCAGAAACCTGTGAAGATGAATATGAAGAAGATGTAATAAAAGTAGCTGTTATCGGAAAACCAAATGTTGGTAAATCTTCGCTTATAAATACGATTTTAGGAGAAGAAAGAGTTATTGTCAGTGATATAGCTGGTACGACTCGTGATGCAATAGATACGCCATTTGAATTTAATGAGGACAAATATGTATTTATTGATACTGCAGGAATAAGGAGAAAGAGCAGAATATATGAAAATATAGAAAGATATAGTGTTATCAGAGCATTAACTGCAATTGAAAGAAGCGATGTTTGTCTATTAGTAATTGATGCTACAGTTGGAGTAACTGAACAAGATAAAAAAATAGCAGGATATGCTCATGAAGCTGGAAAAGCTAGTATTATAATAATAAATAAATGGGATTTAGTAGAAAAAAACAATCATACTTTTAATGAATATAAAAGAGATATAAGAAATCAATTATCTTTTATGTCTTATGCTCCTATATTGTTTGTATCTGCTAAGACAAAACAAAGAGTTCATAAAATTTTAGAATATATAAAGTACGTTTCTAATCAACATTCTCTGAGAATTTCAACTGGAGCTTTAAATGATGTCATAAGTGAAGCAATACTTTTAAATCAGCCTCCGTCAGATAAAGGCAAGAGGTTAAAGATATATTATGCTACTCAAGTTTCTGTAAAGCCTCCTAGAATAGTATTATTTGTCAATGATAAAGAATTAGCACATTTTTCTTATATAAGGTATTTAGAAAATCAAATAAGACAAAATTTTGTATTTGAAGGTACACCTATTGTTATCGAATGTAGAGAAAAAAAGAGAGACTTTTAA